gtcttggcgtcgaaactccataagattcgtttcaatccgataacagtagcttcagttatggatattgtgccgaaaggtgttaatcggaacttttatacgttaattgcgatcgttgcggaaaatttacgcttgagggaatgaattccggtttctagggtttaattgggggtttttctaatggtggctcttaagcttctaattagctttgattgagggatattgtggcctaattggatgtatttgattgcttattaaccgtatgtgtgattggtgatatattgtaggttggaaatgaagcttttgtggggacatgctgtccgaactttgagaatgtatgattgctttgagtttgtgatttagggcttggactcgggcaatgtgaggactcgtaaaaactattattttatgcctaatttatggcttaataaattatttaattggatttttgccatgaggaatattttctagtcttattagacctaaatacatggtaatataacttcgttatatttttaaagtggctcgttctaaaaattaatttcctggagcgcgtttagtagaaatagtgaatagtacttggagattttatccgcgtagtagcacaataagcttggaatattggagacttgtactagggtcctaaaataggtaatcttatgagtaaatactcaagtgatagttagtagtgcaatcgttataagaatttattggaagtttcgcgttatcgcgttaaaattgacggtacgcgttttcacacgcgcgactttatttgagggactttagacccttatttcgggacaattaagagtgaataatacttacatgaatataaatgtattggaggttcagtgcactagtgaaccaaacgcgcgagaaaatcgagccgcAATCGCGCCAAACGGCctctaatgagagttgacttatgggtgaatttacaccacttatttcaccttctcttggaagctaaaagaAATCAGATCACTCtcatcttctctctcctcattgcCGACCAGCCCTCCCCTCTCTCTAACTCCCttgcttcaaaatttcagctcataaatttcactcaaacactacaaaaaattatttttttcgtGACAAATTTTCCGTGACAACCAAACTATTCGTCAGAAAATCATACTTTTTATGACAATTTGTCAGGCAAATATCCTTCAAAAAGCACTACTACTTTAAACatgtttttctatttatttcatCGTCTAAAGTTACTTTCTCCACGTGAATTTGTCAGGAAAAGTTTTCGTTCTCCCTCCATTTTTTCCCAccaatttttttccccttttgggCCAAAAAAGAATTTAGAAGGACATCAACTTATTATGACATAGAAACCAGGAAACAAAGAAGCACTTTTCCCGTATCTCTTGCTCTTGGAACAACAACGACAAAGAAACACTGCTGCAAATCTGTAACTTGTCTTCATCTCCAACAACAACGAACTCCGAACTTGTCTTCATCTCTTTCAACAAGAGAGACAACACGATGGTCTAAGGTGAtgtaaaaatcaaataatccttcAATTTTGTCTGGAATCAGTTCTCTTTCTCCAAATCCCCCTTCAATTTCGTCCTTATttggttcctttttttttatttttatagtaGGTAATTCATCTCTCCCTTTCTCTGTTCGTCAAGACCTAGGAAGATGCTTCAGTTCTTGTGCCCGGGGATATAATCAGTATACAACTTGGTGATATCATTCCTGCTGATGCTCGCTTGCTTGATGGAGATTGAGGTAATGATTCAACTTCTTTTTCGGATCAATTGAGGTAATGattcatcttctttttcttttttttcctcttgaTTTTTCATATGGGGCTTATCATCTTGCTGACCGATTCTAGATCGTTGTTCTTTCTTAGCGTTTTATTCAGCTGGGAATTGCCTGAAACCAACTGATTTAGATAAAAGGCTTGGACTTTTTCTTTTCCGCCAAAATATAAGAGAATTTAGGGCTTTATATTGGTTTCGATCGACTCAGAGGCACACGATTGTTCCTTTATCAATTTTTTGGGTATGTCAACGCTTGATCATGGATCTGAAATCTAATGCTGATTgggatttgatttttttttttttaaatacttcTATTGTCAACTTTCTTATCGGTCATTAGGGTTTTGGACCTATGTTCTGGTTTTCTGACCGAAATTGAATTTTCAGATTCCTTGCGCAAATGATACAGTGTCAAGGTATTGTTAGTTTCACGGCTGATTTTGAGTGAGAGGATTGCGGAACATTTTTAACCTCAAAAGTATTTCTATTTTTTACCTGATGAAGGCCAAGAAATATGTTCAAGTACtgcaattttgaaaatttgaaatttatcaACGTAGTGAAAATGTCAAATTTAGGTGGTGTTTTTGGTATAGTCTCCTTTCTGAATACGGTTTGATAAGTCGTATatgcaaaattctggaatttgttATGTCCTTTACACGGATAAGAAGCTCGGaagttttaattcttttgttgtATGCTACATTTTGGTTTCTTGGTGTTGGTTCTCCAAAATTCAGCTTTCCCTGTTTTTATTTACTCTGATTGGGCATTGCTGTTTTCAGGTTTTTAAGGAGCAAGCGTCTGTAAAATCTTGCCTCGTGAGTTCATGCAGCAATGCGAGCATATGATAGATATGATGTATGAAGCTCGCCTTGACTTCCTTCACATTTCTTTTGCTTTAATGgatgtgtgtagcatgttcaaTGAAGTTTTATTAATGCAGGAGTTTTGATATACTCGCTATAACATCTAACATTAATAGCAGACTGTAATGATGCAATGTTACTTACCACTGAATTTCCTATCCTACTTAAATAGGAAAATTTGCAAATTGGTACAGAAAGTAGAGACAATccattgttttaaaatttttctcttACATTGACTATAGAAATAAATGTAGGCATGATATAATTTTGCTAGAATGCATGTATTCTCTGTTTTCTGGAATTTAAACAGGTAGagctttaaatttttttttttagtaggaAGGACAAACGGCAAAATTTTTCACTACACCACGAGTTTCCTCAAAATTAAACTAGTGTTATCTCCAGTATAGGAAAATGCTGATTAATTACCAAAACAGAACTACAATTCACGACAAAAAAGCCTAGCAAATTGTCATAAttaagacagtatctttgattggaacaaaacaatgactaaattcgttcatattattccaatcttgtttgccacatccaaagcatcgtagtctgGAGTCAATCGAACATATGGTTTCTTttttccatcaggcctgatcaaagtgtgcactttcttggtctgtaTGTCGTACATCTTCTTCACTGCATCTTTGATTTTCTTCTTATCAGCACAGatgtcaactatgaataccAAGGTATTGTTATCTTCAATCTTTTTCATGGTAGATTCGGTAGTCAAAGGATATTTGAGAATCTGATAATGGTCCAACTTATTCCTAGGAGAAGCACTGATGTGTGGGTACTTTGGGTTCCTGTCCTTTTTCAATGTCTTAGGACGATGGAAGGTAACTTTGGTCCAGATCTTCTTGGCTTTCTTCTTAAAAGTTGTCCCAGATTTGACAAATTTGGCAACCTTGGCTACCTGAGCCTTTGTATCAAGCTTTTTTGTGGTGTCAGCTTTAGGAGCCATTGCTGGAAACTGCGACACAAATCTTTTACTTGAGCGGAGGAGCCGAGTGTTGAGGGGAGAAGCTGAGTGTTACTGAAGCGGCTACAGGTAGAGCTTTAAATAACAATGAACAGAATTGGCAAAATAAGATACATATGTGTCCAATTACATATTGGAGTTTTTCAACTGCAAAGTTAGGATATCTACCAATTTTTGCAGTGTATCTGATTTAGTGGCCATAGGTTCCTTGTTGCTACTACTTTGTTTACTGAGACTGAAGTACTGTGTTGGAAACTGTGCAAAACGACTGAAATGCAAGAAATTGGTGCAATTCTGAACTTGACTAATGCTGGGATCCTACAGTTTATTATTGTTGATCTTTGCTTAGCTTTTAATTACTAATAAATTATAATTGATCAATGTATTTCTTGACACCTACTGTAATTACTCGACGGATATCATTCATAGTTATTACTGCTATAACGATTAGACATGAGAATTTGAGAATAAAGAAATTCAAATGCTATTGATGGGCATTATCTTTAAAATTTGTTGTT
This portion of the Coffea eugenioides isolate CCC68of chromosome 11, Ceug_1.0, whole genome shotgun sequence genome encodes:
- the LOC113754350 gene encoding 60S ribosomal protein L23a-like, with translation MAPKADTTKKLDTKAQVAKVAKFVKSGTTFKKKAKKIWTKVTFHRPKTLKKDRNPKYPHISASPRNKLDHYQILKYPLTTESTMKKIEDNNTLVFIVDICADKKKIKDAVKKMYDIQTKKVHTLIRPDGKKKPYVRLTPDYDALDVANKIGII